In one window of Acidovorax sp. HDW3 DNA:
- a CDS encoding SPOR domain-containing protein, with protein sequence MLRLLVLLLLLANAGYYTWRQGLLQPWGLAPASQSEPERLQQQLHPEALRLLPSGSTLPATPPAAPPAPMQAEAPVEPATPHPTSTPAPPVTAHAPSPPPEPTQCLQAGSFDERQAAALRQAAASLPAGSWQLEASTQSGRWMVYMGRFPDTDVVDKKRGELRALGIAFDRPGATWEPGLSLGRYSNEERAEVALKDLARQGVRTARVVQERPETRLYQLRLPAVTAAQRQQLATSLPLAGKPLKPC encoded by the coding sequence ATGCTGCGTTTGCTCGTTCTTCTCCTGCTGCTGGCCAACGCCGGCTACTACACCTGGCGCCAGGGCCTGCTGCAGCCCTGGGGGCTGGCGCCCGCCAGCCAGTCCGAGCCCGAACGCCTGCAGCAGCAGCTGCACCCCGAGGCCTTGCGCCTGCTGCCCAGCGGCAGCACCCTTCCAGCAACGCCACCCGCAGCGCCACCCGCCCCGATGCAGGCTGAAGCCCCGGTGGAGCCGGCCACGCCCCACCCCACATCCACACCTGCCCCCCCGGTCACGGCGCACGCCCCCAGCCCCCCACCCGAGCCCACGCAATGCCTGCAGGCCGGCAGCTTCGACGAGCGCCAGGCCGCTGCCCTGCGCCAGGCCGCCGCCAGCCTGCCGGCGGGCAGCTGGCAGCTCGAAGCGAGCACCCAAAGCGGGCGCTGGATGGTGTACATGGGGCGCTTTCCCGATACCGACGTGGTGGACAAGAAACGCGGCGAGCTGCGCGCCCTGGGCATCGCCTTCGACCGCCCCGGCGCCACCTGGGAGCCCGGCCTGTCGCTGGGGCGCTATTCGAACGAAGAGCGCGCCGAAGTCGCACTCAAGGACCTGGCCCGCCAAGGCGTACGCACGGCGCGCGTGGTGCAAGAGCGCCCCGAGACGCGCCTGTACCAGCTGCGCCTGCCGGCCGTGACGGCGGCGCAGCGCCAGCAGCTCGCCACCAGCCTGCCGCTGGCGGGCAAGCCGCTCAAGCCTTGTTGA